In the genome of Deinococcus terrestris, one region contains:
- a CDS encoding DUF305 domain-containing protein gives MNPYLRFAAMIATSTVLMYGLMYLNTYRWGDVFFSETRVFMALIMGAVMATVMLGFMPKMYPHRRTNTAIVVGSAAVFALSLWLVRSQATIGDVAWMKAMIPHHSIAILTSERARLSDPRVRRLADSIIEAQVREIDEMKALIRELEAGR, from the coding sequence ATGAATCCTTACCTCCGTTTCGCCGCGATGATCGCCACCTCGACCGTGCTGATGTACGGCCTGATGTACCTCAACACCTATCGCTGGGGGGACGTGTTCTTCAGCGAAACCCGCGTGTTCATGGCCCTGATCATGGGAGCCGTCATGGCCACCGTGATGTTGGGCTTCATGCCGAAGATGTACCCCCACCGGCGGACCAATACCGCCATTGTCGTGGGCAGCGCCGCCGTGTTCGCCCTGTCGCTGTGGCTGGTCCGGAGCCAGGCGACCATCGGGGACGTGGCGTGGATGAAGGCCATGATTCCTCACCACTCCATTGCCATCCTGACCAGCGAACGTGCCCGTCTCTCGGATCCCCGGGTGCGTCGCTTGGCCGACAGCATCATCGAAGCGCAAGTTCGGGAGATCGACGAGATGAAAGCCCTAATTCGGGAGTTAGAGGCTGGCCGCTAA
- a CDS encoding four-helix bundle copper-binding protein, which yields MTIPDTSAMTRMLQTHPRGAQVQNQQALLACIEACFECAQVCTACADACLAEPDVQMVIHCIRLNLDCADICNATGRVLARQTEPQAEVVRDQLRACLTACQACGTECRKHAGHHEHCGVCGESCRRCEQACQNLLSTLSA from the coding sequence ATGACCATTCCTGACACGTCCGCCATGACCCGGATGCTCCAGACCCACCCGCGTGGCGCTCAGGTTCAAAACCAGCAGGCCCTCCTGGCGTGCATCGAGGCCTGCTTCGAGTGCGCCCAGGTCTGTACGGCCTGTGCGGACGCCTGCCTCGCCGAACCGGATGTCCAGATGGTAATTCACTGCATCCGCCTGAACCTCGATTGTGCCGACATCTGCAACGCGACCGGACGGGTCCTCGCACGGCAGACCGAGCCACAGGCCGAGGTGGTGCGTGACCAGCTCCGGGCCTGTCTGACCGCCTGCCAGGCCTGCGGGACCGAGTGCCGGAAGCACGCCGGGCACCATGAGCACTGCGGCGTATGCGGCGAGAGCTGCCGCCGCTGCGAACAGGCCTGTCAGAACCTGCTGTCGACCCTTTCGGCCTAG
- a CDS encoding DUF421 domain-containing protein: MDELLPVLRNILTPQGGWETEFFLRVIFSVLLLYLLVVFVARTFGARTFASFTSFDFLINVAAGSLVASAIMGRNLVEGALALLCLAVLQWATSLLSARSRRFHDLVDNPPVVLIEYGQYREEAMRRVRVSKQSLEQQLRSQGVTEVAQVRLAVLESGGSVSVVQGTEQERLATFPRRAG; this comes from the coding sequence ATGGACGAGCTGCTGCCTGTGCTGCGAAACATCCTAACGCCGCAGGGAGGCTGGGAGACGGAGTTTTTCCTGCGCGTGATTTTCTCCGTGCTCCTGCTGTACCTGCTGGTGGTATTCGTCGCCCGCACCTTCGGCGCCCGCACCTTCGCGTCGTTCACCTCCTTCGACTTCCTGATCAATGTCGCGGCGGGGTCGCTCGTCGCCAGCGCCATCATGGGACGCAACCTCGTCGAGGGCGCCCTCGCCCTGCTGTGCCTAGCCGTGTTGCAGTGGGCCACGTCCCTGCTCAGCGCCCGCTCTAGGCGCTTTCACGACCTGGTCGACAACCCGCCGGTGGTCCTGATCGAGTACGGCCAGTACCGCGAGGAAGCCATGCGCCGGGTGCGGGTCTCCAAACAGTCGCTGGAGCAGCAGCTCCGCAGCCAGGGCGTGACCGAGGTGGCGCAGGTCCGTCTCGCCGTCCTGGAGTCGGGAGGCAGCGTCTCTGTGGTCCAGGGCACGGAGCAGGAGCGCCTCGCAACCTTTCCGCGCCGTGCGGGTTGA
- a CDS encoding cation diffusion facilitator family transporter encodes MSEHTHNHGTNASARQLTLALALTGTFLVVEVVYAFLSGSLALLSDAGHMLTDVMALALSLFAVRIGQRPADRRRTFGYRRAEILAAALNAGALFAVGMYILFEAYQRLREPVEVQTTPMVVVAVLGLVVNVISARLLVGGAEGSLNVKSAYLEVLGDLLGSVAVIVGALLIRFTGLTWIDPVLGAGIGLWVLPRTWTLLRSSVNVLLEGAPEGLDLGLLRTDLAALPGVVEVHDLHVWSVTSGEHNLTAHLVVPTPVTDLLAQVHGVAERYGIEHSTVQIEPEGTHAGHGEHLHP; translated from the coding sequence GTGAGCGAACACACACACAACCACGGGACGAACGCCAGCGCCCGGCAGCTTACCCTCGCCCTGGCCCTGACCGGCACCTTCCTGGTGGTGGAAGTCGTGTACGCCTTTCTCTCCGGAAGCCTGGCCCTCCTCTCCGACGCGGGGCACATGCTCACCGACGTCATGGCGCTCGCTCTGTCTCTGTTCGCCGTCCGCATCGGGCAGCGTCCCGCCGACCGGAGGCGTACCTTCGGCTACCGCCGGGCGGAGATCCTGGCGGCCGCCCTGAATGCTGGGGCGCTCTTTGCCGTTGGCATGTACATCCTCTTCGAGGCCTACCAGCGTCTACGCGAGCCTGTAGAGGTGCAGACCACCCCCATGGTCGTCGTCGCGGTGCTGGGGCTTGTGGTGAACGTCATCAGCGCCCGTCTCCTGGTCGGCGGCGCGGAGGGCAGCCTGAACGTGAAATCGGCGTACCTGGAGGTGCTGGGTGACCTGCTGGGCTCGGTGGCCGTGATCGTCGGGGCGCTGTTGATCCGCTTCACCGGACTGACCTGGATCGACCCGGTTTTGGGCGCGGGAATCGGCCTGTGGGTCCTGCCCCGCACCTGGACCCTGCTGCGCTCCAGCGTCAACGTGCTGCTAGAAGGGGCGCCCGAGGGCCTGGACCTCGGTCTGTTGCGAACCGATCTGGCTGCACTGCCCGGTGTGGTGGAGGTGCATGACCTGCACGTCTGGAGCGTGACCAGCGGCGAGCACAACCTGACCGCGCACCTGGTGGTGCCCACGCCGGTCACCGACCTGCTCGCCCAGGTGCACGGGGTCGCCGAGCGGTACGGTATCGAGCACAGCACGGTGCAGATTGAGCCCGAGGGGACCCACGCTGGGCACGGGGAGCACCTGCACCCCTGA
- a CDS encoding tyrosine-type recombinase/integrase, whose product MDAMTLQTQAERFLAELKRSPQTVRAYRADLRHLTTWLDETGHTLNGEGLDAYFAAHQQWAASTRNRKQTALERFCRWALQRELLERDPTLHLERPSLPPPHPRGLRREEIERIFAEIPAEQARDALLFRLVFETGLRIGEALGAHVEDLDLTRGDEHLTVLGKGSRKRTVLLDDPRLVNLLRRYLRTLGYTRGPLFQARKNGRGGPLRYQSVQERWQGYAERASVTCTLHQLRHSHATELVNGGVSLATIRKRLGHQHIQTTLRYAEVSDQTTDAEVRKWRRQR is encoded by the coding sequence ATGGATGCGATGACCCTCCAGACCCAGGCTGAACGCTTTCTCGCGGAGTTAAAGCGCAGCCCGCAGACGGTCCGCGCTTACCGCGCGGACCTCCGGCACTTGACCACGTGGCTGGACGAAACGGGGCACACTCTGAATGGAGAAGGTCTGGATGCCTATTTTGCCGCTCACCAGCAGTGGGCGGCCTCCACCCGCAACCGCAAGCAGACCGCGCTGGAACGGTTCTGCCGCTGGGCCTTGCAACGCGAGTTGCTGGAACGTGACCCTACCCTGCACCTGGAGCGTCCCAGCCTGCCGCCTCCCCATCCAAGAGGACTTCGCCGCGAGGAGATCGAGCGCATCTTCGCTGAGATTCCAGCCGAACAGGCGCGGGATGCTCTGCTGTTCCGCCTGGTTTTCGAGACGGGACTGCGAATCGGTGAAGCGTTGGGTGCACACGTAGAAGACCTGGATCTCACGCGGGGTGATGAACACCTGACCGTGCTGGGCAAGGGCAGCCGGAAGCGAACGGTACTGCTCGACGATCCCCGACTGGTGAATCTGCTGCGGCGTTACCTGCGGACCCTGGGATACACGCGTGGGCCACTGTTCCAGGCCAGGAAGAACGGGCGAGGGGGACCGCTGCGGTATCAGAGCGTGCAGGAACGCTGGCAGGGATACGCTGAACGCGCAAGCGTGACCTGCACCCTGCATCAGCTCCGCCACAGCCACGCGACGGAGCTGGTGAATGGCGGGGTCAGCCTGGCAACCATCCGGAAACGTCTGGGGCATCAGCACATTCAGACGACGCTGCGGTACGCCGAGGTCAGTGATCAGACGACGGACGCCGAGGTCAGGAAGTGGCGACGCCAGCGTTGA
- a CDS encoding Tn3 family transposase: MTLPDSSLPPLSGYGRYPATLTADQLHHYFRFDDQDRQALTQKKGKHNRLGYALQLATVRFLGTFLSDPLDVPAPVLKYVAQQLELPENPTKLERYRRGETRWDHRRDIQVRYGYREFSEVSAFLGLARFLYARAHLLAEPPSRLLDLSTARLVERRVLLPGVTTLTRLIARVQDRVDEQLWQNLAALPNAAQRAALEALLEVPARSSVSRLDQLRKAPISVSAPGLVGALKRVEAVRRVGITALDLSGFPEQRLTTLFRVGLGVKAQALRRMPPQRQIATLVVTVRRLEAQALDDALTVFEGLLTDLLGRIERKEDLARHGQLPSLEEAARRSNQLTLAFLESLGQPPQDFPTFAARVLALVPQEQLQAAAETVQALTRPRSETRLEGLLSRYSYIQQFLPTLLRTVGFEAGSSGQSALAALQALRSLERKAQVNAAEVPLALVKGDWEKLIPKQGLLNRPAYTLCVLEQLQAALKRRDLYVPASLRFNDPRLRLLSGRAWTALKAEVCRSLDLDPDPQVVLARLSAQLDESYRLVEARLPENTAVSLEEQEGKRVLVLQEDEALPEPPSLVRLRAAVAERMPRLDLPDLLLEVHGWTGFADAFTHLSEARTRVEHLAVSVCAVLLSEACNVGLEAVIQPETEALRRGRLSWVDQHYLRAETLARANARLVDFQATIPTVSAWGDGQVASVDGLRFRVPVKTIYAGQNPKYFGVRSGVTYLNFMSDQFSGFHGIVVPGTLRDSLFALDGIIEQNTALQPRQLISDTAASSYMVFGLFRLLGYQFSPELADLRERKYGRMNPEADYGQLNALATSPINTRLIAAHWDDLLRVAGSLLTRTVRASEVLRVIGVNPKSSLVRALEHFGRVASTLHLLSYHDDPVYRRSIGTQRNRQEARHRLGRAVFQGRHGELRQHYVAGMEDQLGSLGLVMNAVILWNARYIDLILDHLRSESFEVREEDVQRLSPLKFEHLHLGGRYHFSLTAQVPVGQLRKLRDPDELDD; the protein is encoded by the coding sequence ATGACCCTGCCCGACTCCAGTCTGCCCCCGCTCTCCGGTTACGGCCGCTACCCTGCCACCCTCACCGCCGATCAGCTCCACCACTACTTCCGCTTCGACGACCAGGACCGGCAGGCGCTAACCCAGAAAAAGGGCAAGCACAACCGGCTGGGCTACGCCCTGCAACTCGCCACCGTCCGTTTTCTGGGGACTTTCCTGAGCGATCCCCTGGACGTGCCTGCCCCCGTCCTGAAGTACGTCGCCCAGCAGCTTGAGCTGCCCGAAAACCCCACCAAGCTGGAACGCTACCGCCGGGGCGAGACCCGCTGGGATCATCGCCGGGATATTCAGGTCCGCTACGGGTACAGGGAATTTTCCGAGGTGTCGGCCTTTCTCGGCCTGGCCCGCTTCCTGTATGCCCGCGCCCATCTGCTGGCCGAGCCGCCCAGCCGCTTGCTGGACCTGAGTACGGCCCGGTTGGTGGAACGGCGGGTGCTGCTCCCCGGCGTGACCACCCTGACCCGGTTGATCGCCCGGGTTCAAGACCGGGTGGACGAACAGTTGTGGCAGAACCTCGCGGCGCTGCCGAACGCGGCCCAGCGGGCCGCGCTCGAAGCGTTGCTGGAGGTGCCCGCCCGGTCCTCGGTGTCCCGGCTCGACCAGCTCCGGAAGGCCCCGATCTCCGTCTCCGCCCCCGGCCTGGTCGGCGCGCTCAAGCGGGTGGAAGCGGTACGGCGGGTGGGGATCACGGCGCTCGACCTCAGTGGGTTTCCCGAACAACGGCTGACCACCCTGTTCCGCGTCGGCCTGGGGGTCAAAGCCCAGGCCCTGCGGCGTATGCCCCCCCAGCGGCAGATCGCTACCCTCGTGGTCACCGTCCGACGGCTGGAGGCTCAAGCGCTGGACGACGCGCTCACCGTGTTCGAGGGCCTGTTGACCGACCTGCTGGGCCGCATCGAGCGCAAAGAAGACCTCGCGCGCCACGGACAGCTCCCCTCCCTGGAAGAGGCGGCCCGCCGCAGCAACCAGCTCACCCTGGCCTTTCTGGAGAGCCTGGGGCAGCCACCCCAGGACTTCCCCACCTTTGCCGCCCGGGTGCTGGCCCTGGTGCCACAAGAGCAGTTGCAGGCCGCCGCCGAGACGGTGCAGGCGCTGACCCGGCCCAGGAGTGAAACCCGGCTGGAGGGGCTGCTCAGCCGCTACAGCTACATCCAGCAGTTCCTGCCAACCCTGCTGAGGACCGTGGGGTTCGAGGCCGGGAGTTCCGGCCAGTCGGCGCTGGCCGCCCTCCAGGCCCTGCGGAGTCTGGAGCGTAAGGCACAGGTCAACGCCGCCGAGGTGCCGCTGGCCCTCGTCAAGGGGGACTGGGAAAAGCTCATTCCGAAGCAGGGCCTTCTCAATCGTCCGGCCTATACCCTGTGCGTCCTCGAACAGCTGCAAGCGGCGCTGAAGCGCCGCGACCTGTATGTGCCTGCCAGCCTCAGGTTCAACGATCCCCGCCTGCGCCTGCTGTCCGGCAGGGCCTGGACCGCCCTGAAGGCGGAGGTCTGCCGCAGCCTGGACCTCGATCCTGATCCCCAGGTGGTGCTGGCGCGGCTGAGCGCCCAGCTCGACGAGAGTTATCGGCTGGTGGAGGCCCGGTTGCCGGAAAACACGGCGGTCTCTCTGGAAGAGCAGGAGGGCAAAAGGGTGCTGGTCTTGCAGGAGGACGAGGCCCTGCCGGAACCGCCCAGTCTGGTCCGGCTGCGCGCTGCGGTCGCGGAGCGGATGCCGCGCCTCGATCTGCCCGATCTGCTGCTGGAGGTTCACGGCTGGACGGGATTTGCCGACGCCTTCACCCATCTGAGTGAGGCGCGGACCAGGGTGGAGCATCTGGCGGTGAGCGTCTGCGCGGTGCTGCTGTCCGAGGCCTGCAACGTGGGCCTGGAGGCGGTGATCCAACCCGAAACCGAGGCGTTGCGGCGGGGACGGCTGTCCTGGGTCGATCAGCATTATCTGCGGGCCGAGACCCTCGCCCGCGCGAATGCCCGCTTGGTGGACTTCCAGGCCACCATTCCCACTGTGTCGGCGTGGGGCGACGGCCAGGTGGCCTCAGTGGACGGCCTGCGCTTCCGGGTGCCGGTCAAGACCATCTACGCGGGGCAGAACCCCAAATACTTTGGGGTTCGCAGCGGCGTCACCTACCTCAACTTCATGTCCGATCAGTTCAGCGGGTTTCACGGCATCGTGGTGCCCGGCACCCTGCGGGACTCCCTGTTCGCGCTGGACGGCATAATCGAGCAGAACACCGCGTTGCAACCCAGGCAACTGATTTCGGATACGGCGGCCTCGTCGTACATGGTCTTCGGCCTGTTCCGCCTGCTGGGCTACCAGTTCAGTCCTGAACTGGCCGATCTGCGCGAGCGCAAGTACGGACGGATGAACCCGGAGGCCGACTACGGCCAGCTCAACGCGCTGGCCACCTCACCGATCAATACCCGGCTCATCGCGGCCCACTGGGACGACCTGCTGCGCGTCGCCGGGTCACTCCTGACCCGGACCGTGCGGGCCTCGGAGGTGCTCAGGGTGATCGGGGTCAATCCCAAAAGCTCCCTGGTGCGCGCCCTGGAACACTTCGGGCGCGTCGCCAGCACCCTCCACCTGTTGAGTTACCACGACGATCCGGTGTACCGGCGCTCCATCGGCACCCAGCGCAACCGCCAGGAGGCCCGACACCGCTTGGGTCGGGCCGTGTTTCAGGGCCGCCACGGCGAACTCCGGCAGCATTACGTCGCGGGCATGGAAGATCAACTGGGGTCGCTGGGCCTCGTGATGAACGCGGTCATTCTCTGGAATGCCCGCTATATCGACTTGATCCTCGATCACCTGCGCTCGGAGAGCTTCGAGGTGCGCGAAGAGGATGTACAGCGGCTGTCCCCGCTGAAGTTTGAGCACCTGCATCTCGGCGGGCGCTACCACTTTTCCCTCACGGCGCAGGTGCCCGTCGGCCAACTCAGGAAGCTACGCGATCCAGACGAGCTGGACGACTGA
- a CDS encoding WD40 repeat domain-containing protein, producing MKPLPRPWLLAATLACASLTGTASALQGAAVGTALIPGHAADTFDTLNSPAGFAGGLAWGPDGTAYTLDGARVLYRWNAQTGQPLSRRVLTPPASLPDAKANFGPRLRLDSFRPQGAVRGPYIRVSGYRRGQPYTTAFTLTADGRSVIGSLGYGGAQAGGRDRTWTRLAQVESVTTDGRARLVLYDSSDAQERRPTFRLTLPAGRVLDMEPSPDGTRVAALRSVERRDYDPNAVLYLDVVTREGRVTSRRVTGVGIGRNDEPQVRWVNAEQLLTATPVHTPGSSAEGHRVSLWGLTGQRARWELGAGNLRDAVPSPDGQVFLTVRDGSVPEVRRVSDGVFLRSLGAAVTASAPLSRSRALLALDTGNGQGELGIATLGGRWQRVGGQGLAGVAALAVSRDERQIATVRRGQVAVLDHSGRTLHTLTLPPTADRVEVRFADARTLVARFEEGSEGWRLLSWDTGTGQLRRDALDAWPVDRLLLRAETRRLSSGVSQSRLGATDQRGQQVWQDAWRAGMRVTFLPSPDGRAVVRGLPRPVRGVAYRSDLALQRLDPRTGQTGPELTLRVGDLRDVYRGLRLLDYAADRRFVLLGEGTGDGCGGAFYGLRLADLETRREVKLPAGLTSGLTRFLGCGQPVPVPTAAFTPEGKELLVRDGNALSWWTRP from the coding sequence ATGAAGCCCCTGCCCCGCCCCTGGCTGCTGGCCGCTACCCTCGCCTGCGCGTCCCTGACCGGCACGGCCTCCGCCCTCCAGGGGGCAGCCGTCGGCACGGCCCTCATCCCGGGTCACGCGGCGGACACCTTCGACACGCTGAATTCCCCGGCGGGCTTCGCGGGCGGACTGGCCTGGGGACCGGACGGCACCGCCTACACCCTGGATGGGGCGCGGGTCCTCTACCGCTGGAACGCGCAGACCGGGCAGCCCCTCTCCCGCCGGGTTCTCACGCCGCCCGCCAGCCTGCCGGACGCGAAAGCTAACTTTGGACCGAGGCTGCGGTTGGACAGCTTCCGGCCCCAGGGAGCCGTCCGGGGTCCCTATATCCGCGTTTCCGGCTATCGGCGGGGTCAGCCCTACACCACGGCCTTTACCCTCACCGCCGACGGCCGCTCGGTGATCGGCAGCCTGGGGTACGGCGGAGCGCAGGCGGGTGGCCGGGACCGGACCTGGACTCGCCTCGCCCAGGTGGAAAGCGTCACCACGGACGGGCGGGCTCGCCTGGTCCTGTATGACTCGTCGGACGCGCAAGAACGCCGACCGACCTTCCGCCTCACCTTGCCTGCCGGACGCGTGCTGGACATGGAACCCTCGCCCGACGGTACGCGGGTCGCCGCCCTGCGCAGTGTGGAGAGGCGCGACTATGACCCGAATGCCGTCCTGTACCTCGACGTGGTCACGCGGGAGGGCCGGGTCACGTCCCGGCGGGTGACCGGCGTCGGGATCGGGCGCAACGACGAGCCTCAGGTCCGCTGGGTGAATGCCGAGCAGCTTCTCACCGCGACCCCCGTGCATACCCCGGGCTCCAGCGCCGAGGGGCACCGGGTCAGCCTGTGGGGCCTGACCGGCCAGCGTGCCCGCTGGGAGCTGGGAGCCGGAAACCTGCGGGACGCCGTGCCCTCCCCGGACGGGCAAGTCTTTCTGACGGTGCGGGATGGGAGTGTGCCCGAGGTCCGCCGGGTTTCGGACGGCGTCTTCCTCCGTTCACTCGGCGCGGCGGTGACCGCTTCGGCCCCACTGTCCCGCAGCCGGGCGCTGCTCGCCCTCGACACCGGGAACGGTCAGGGGGAGCTGGGGATTGCCACGCTGGGGGGGCGCTGGCAGCGCGTGGGGGGCCAGGGCCTCGCGGGCGTCGCGGCCCTCGCCGTCAGCCGGGACGAGCGGCAGATCGCCACGGTGCGCCGGGGCCAGGTCGCGGTACTCGACCACTCGGGGCGCACGCTCCACACCCTGACGTTGCCGCCTACCGCTGACCGGGTCGAGGTGCGCTTCGCGGACGCCCGCACCCTGGTGGCCCGCTTCGAGGAGGGGAGCGAGGGGTGGCGCCTGCTGAGCTGGGACACCGGCACCGGCCAACTGCGCCGGGACGCGCTGGACGCCTGGCCGGTGGACCGCCTGCTCCTGCGCGCCGAGACCCGGCGCCTGTCCAGCGGCGTCTCCCAGTCCCGACTGGGCGCCACCGACCAGAGGGGCCAACAGGTCTGGCAGGACGCGTGGCGTGCGGGCATGCGCGTGACCTTCCTGCCGAGTCCAGACGGCCGGGCGGTGGTGCGCGGTCTGCCCCGTCCGGTCAGGGGGGTGGCGTACCGGTCGGACTTGGCGCTCCAGCGGCTTGATCCCCGTACCGGGCAGACGGGTCCCGAACTCACCCTGCGGGTGGGGGACCTGCGGGATGTCTACCGGGGCCTGCGCCTGCTGGACTACGCGGCGGATCGCCGGTTCGTCCTGCTGGGCGAGGGGACAGGGGACGGATGCGGCGGGGCCTTCTACGGCCTGCGGCTGGCGGACCTGGAGACGCGGCGGGAGGTGAAGCTCCCGGCAGGTCTCACCTCGGGGCTGACGCGCTTTCTCGGCTGTGGTCAGCCGGTGCCAGTCCCCACCGCCGCCTTCACGCCGGAAGGGAAGGAACTGCTGGTGCGTGACGGCAATGCGCTCAGCTGGTGGACACGACCATAG
- a CDS encoding zinc ribbon domain-containing protein, with product MRKARRIPRPRSQYEFITQYLAHWACFACKKAYKQRYSAPGVCPQCGQPMENMGMDFRAPRQQDTEQWAKVERLAGRGVRFWPEGDGGPGARPARLQDVEAFLGEQQPKSEAERLLTRHPRHSRASVVPEGRLLTREVDGQQVVVLLGTVQEDFAPVEVFVDGRWRQGRWRNLPLTVGDPRRPYVDCGDRRVIVDGRTRLRRPSG from the coding sequence ATGCGCAAAGCGCGCCGCATTCCCCGTCCCCGCAGTCAGTACGAGTTCATCACGCAGTACCTGGCCCACTGGGCCTGCTTCGCCTGCAAGAAGGCCTACAAGCAGCGGTACAGCGCCCCAGGTGTCTGCCCCCAGTGCGGCCAGCCCATGGAGAACATGGGCATGGACTTCCGGGCCCCACGGCAGCAGGACACCGAGCAGTGGGCCAAAGTGGAGCGTCTGGCCGGGCGGGGCGTGCGGTTCTGGCCGGAAGGCGACGGGGGCCCGGGTGCTCGTCCTGCCCGCTTGCAGGACGTGGAGGCGTTCCTGGGTGAGCAGCAGCCCAAGAGTGAAGCCGAGCGCCTGCTGACGCGACACCCTCGACACTCCCGGGCGAGCGTTGTCCCGGAAGGGCGGCTCTTGACCCGTGAGGTGGACGGCCAGCAGGTGGTGGTGCTGCTGGGTACGGTTCAGGAGGACTTCGCGCCCGTGGAAGTGTTCGTGGATGGAAGATGGCGGCAGGGGAGGTGGCGCAATCTTCCGCTTACCGTGGGTGATCCCCGGCGGCCCTACGTGGACTGTGGGGACCGGCGCGTGATTGTGGATGGCCGCACCCGGCTTCGCCGCCCTTCGGGCTGA
- a CDS encoding histidine phosphatase family protein, translating to MQLLLIRHAQSRNNHLAGAPNYLEGRLADPPLTDLGHQQALRLADWAVGDDLYQRVTHLHTSLTTRAVQTAAPLAQALGVKVHGLTQAYECGGLTSGPAGGFTPVTGRNHASLLGDCPVLEWPADLQGQAWDGGAEPWEQARFTARAASVTAGLRGIAQEADVIALITHHDFVQHLMADLLGLPTLNGEALTFRLNNTGTVRIEMRANPAGAESRVLHWINRTCHLTPELITL from the coding sequence GTGCAACTCCTCCTGATTCGTCATGCCCAGTCCAGGAACAACCATCTGGCAGGAGCACCGAACTACCTCGAAGGCAGACTGGCGGATCCACCGCTCACGGACCTGGGGCACCAGCAGGCCTTACGGCTGGCGGATTGGGCGGTCGGGGATGACCTCTATCAGCGCGTCACCCACCTGCACACCAGCCTGACCACCCGCGCAGTCCAGACCGCCGCACCCCTGGCTCAGGCGCTCGGTGTGAAGGTTCACGGTCTGACCCAGGCCTATGAATGCGGCGGCCTGACCAGTGGCCCCGCTGGCGGCTTTACGCCGGTCACCGGCCGCAACCACGCCTCGCTGCTGGGCGACTGCCCCGTCCTCGAGTGGCCCGCGGACCTCCAGGGCCAGGCCTGGGACGGGGGCGCTGAGCCCTGGGAACAGGCGCGCTTCACCGCACGGGCGGCCAGCGTGACCGCCGGGCTGCGGGGGATCGCGCAGGAGGCAGACGTGATCGCGCTGATCACCCACCACGACTTCGTCCAGCACTTGATGGCCGACCTGCTCGGGCTCCCGACGCTGAACGGGGAGGCGTTGACGTTCCGGCTGAACAACACCGGTACAGTCCGGATTGAGATGCGCGCCAACCCTGCCGGAGCGGAATCCCGCGTACTGCACTGGATCAATCGCACCTGCCACCTGACCCCGGAGCTCATCACACTCTGA
- a CDS encoding DUF7683 domain-containing protein produces the protein MAVVFLLECYDRGTEQLVMEWELPRAAAEELRDLFEPGETVFPYLFGLYPVTTDEHLALLERWCPEVTLDFRRWAIFVTARSA, from the coding sequence ATGGCGGTCGTCTTCCTGCTGGAGTGCTATGACCGGGGGACCGAGCAGCTGGTGATGGAGTGGGAGCTGCCCCGGGCGGCCGCGGAGGAGCTGCGTGACCTGTTCGAGCCCGGGGAGACGGTGTTCCCGTACCTCTTCGGCCTGTACCCGGTCACAACCGATGAGCACCTCGCCCTGCTTGAGCGCTGGTGTCCTGAGGTGACCCTCGATTTCAGGCGGTGGGCCATCTTCGTCACGGCGCGCTCGGCCTGA
- a CDS encoding RraA family protein: MTHVPTAAAFLALSPCTLADVLTREAVMDAGLRPLWTPIPRIAGPAYPVRCAPGDNLMLHAAIHRAPPGSVIVVEAGDTAFAVAGGNVCAVAQRRGIAAFVVDGVIWDLAETRALGFPVFARGLSPMPGQKQALDVLNGPVQCGGVRVSPGDLVVADEEGIVVVPGERRAEVWAAASIKAGKDAATSLDDWEAEHRERIDRLLRERGFAGEQGFPSEVAHGVRGGGESPG; this comes from the coding sequence GTGACACACGTTCCGACCGCTGCTGCGTTCCTGGCCCTCTCGCCCTGTACGCTGGCCGATGTGCTGACCCGCGAGGCCGTGATGGACGCCGGTCTGCGCCCGCTGTGGACCCCAATCCCGCGCATAGCTGGCCCCGCCTACCCGGTGCGCTGCGCGCCGGGGGACAACCTGATGCTGCACGCCGCCATCCACCGCGCCCCGCCGGGGTCGGTGATCGTGGTGGAGGCGGGGGACACGGCGTTCGCGGTCGCGGGAGGCAACGTCTGTGCGGTCGCGCAGCGGCGCGGCATCGCGGCGTTCGTCGTGGACGGGGTCATCTGGGATCTGGCGGAGACGCGGGCCCTAGGCTTCCCGGTGTTCGCACGTGGCCTGAGCCCGATGCCGGGACAGAAGCAGGCGCTCGACGTGCTGAACGGCCCGGTGCAGTGCGGTGGGGTGCGCGTGTCTCCGGGGGACTTGGTCGTGGCGGACGAGGAGGGGATCGTCGTGGTGCCGGGGGAGCGCCGGGCCGAGGTGTGGGCGGCGGCCAGCATCAAGGCCGGGAAGGACGCGGCCACGTCCCTGGACGACTGGGAAGCGGAGCACCGTGAACGCATCGACCGCCTGCTGCGGGAGCGCGGCTTCGCGGGGGAGCAGGGCTTCCCGAGTGAGGTTGCACATGGCGTCAGGGGCGGCGGTGAAAGCCCGGGCTGA